A portion of the Candidatus Polarisedimenticolaceae bacterium genome contains these proteins:
- a CDS encoding outer membrane lipoprotein carrier protein LolA, with amino-acid sequence MKRIAAWALGIGAAAAAAAQQPTALESVLSKFDGVQGRLVTLSAEFTETTTSPLLKQPLVSRGRVFLTKPDSVRWEYSAPEPMQFVIARDEYVGVFPERKKAERRDVKRWSEQLFRYFGLGQGSGELGKIYEIRLGDPGPSMKGTVQLVLSPKKRRMKRSVDEVLLWVDQEKMLPVRLDYHGKDGNLRSIVFRNAQLNPQLSASLYDLDIPEGFEISRGFTALGASQSSPAR; translated from the coding sequence ATGAAACGAATCGCAGCCTGGGCGTTGGGGATCGGAGCCGCGGCGGCAGCCGCAGCGCAGCAGCCGACGGCGCTCGAATCCGTGCTTTCCAAGTTCGACGGGGTCCAGGGACGGCTCGTCACCCTGAGCGCGGAGTTCACCGAGACGACCACGAGCCCTCTGCTCAAGCAGCCCCTCGTCTCCCGGGGGCGCGTCTTCCTGACCAAGCCCGACTCGGTCCGCTGGGAGTATTCCGCCCCCGAACCGATGCAATTCGTGATCGCCCGCGACGAGTACGTCGGCGTCTTCCCGGAGCGCAAGAAGGCCGAGCGTCGGGACGTGAAGCGCTGGAGCGAGCAGCTGTTCCGGTACTTCGGGCTCGGGCAGGGTTCGGGCGAGCTCGGAAAGATCTACGAGATCCGCCTGGGGGACCCGGGTCCCTCGATGAAGGGGACCGTGCAACTGGTCCTCTCCCCCAAGAAACGCCGCATGAAGCGATCGGTGGACGAAGTCCTGCTCTGGGTCGATCAGGAGAAGATGCTCCCGGTCCGCCTCGACTATCACGGCAAGGACGGGAACCTCCGGTCGATCGTCTTCCGGAACGCGCAGTTGAACCCGCAGCTGTCGGCGAGCCTGTACGACCTGGACATCCCCGAGGGGTTCGAGATCTCGCGCGGATTCACCGCCCTGGGCGCGTCGCAGTCCTCGCCGGCGCGCTGA
- a CDS encoding HEAT repeat domain-containing protein: MIGRRFAAVSFVFVAAAGCAAPRPPEASTPAPPPDPRIRALAEILRAEDRRVVDDPLLARLGDADPAIRAKAVRAVGRIGDPTVRARIEQASTDGQPSVRAAAALALGLLGEPAGEATLVALANDADPSVRARAVEGIGRVGATHATVVTAGLADPIAAVRFEAALAAWKLRDPAPALDPLIALLRDGDGAVRFAAAYALARLGSAPYAAPSSGAAVARLAEDDLRRIRAAVAELVTDPEAEVRMQVARALTKPDTPAERAALGTLAGDRDVRVRINTLRALSYPGAPLEPYLKRALLERDRRVLRTVVEGLGRVGGGEAEKVLRDGIRGAGVRHPWVLEAAHASLAQVVPGLRGEVAAMLAASDDDTLRAGAGPLLAGVEDPRAVELATRLALDPSPRVAAGAIPIASQAPGAIAGVLTSAAASADPVVRAAVAEACGRRIGDEGAIALLETLWAAAAADPIPDARLEVVAAALKAEDDPRAKALVEAARHSPDWLVRKRAGAAGPASDRPIEDYEALVRWAQTPHAVAIVVQRGDLPAGGFTVQLDADEAPLASWNFWQLASKGFYDGLVVHRVVPNFVVQDGDPRGDGWGGPGYAIRDEYGAAHFDAGALGMASDGKDTAGSQWFVTVSAQPHLDGRYTVFGRVGLHFAEVLSRIEPGDRVVRMIPYEGRAAEPPPSLTNAAP, encoded by the coding sequence ATGATCGGACGCCGCTTCGCCGCCGTGAGTTTCGTCTTCGTCGCCGCGGCGGGGTGCGCCGCACCACGCCCCCCCGAGGCCAGCACCCCCGCCCCCCCTCCCGATCCGCGTATCCGCGCGCTGGCCGAGATCCTGCGGGCGGAGGATCGCCGCGTCGTGGACGACCCGCTCCTCGCGCGGCTGGGCGACGCCGACCCGGCGATCCGGGCCAAGGCGGTCCGCGCCGTCGGACGGATCGGCGATCCGACCGTCCGTGCCCGGATCGAGCAGGCTTCGACCGACGGCCAGCCGTCGGTCCGCGCGGCGGCGGCCCTGGCGCTGGGGCTCCTGGGTGAGCCGGCGGGGGAGGCGACCCTCGTCGCGCTCGCGAACGACGCGGACCCGTCGGTCCGCGCCCGGGCGGTCGAGGGAATCGGGCGCGTCGGGGCAACGCACGCGACCGTGGTGACGGCGGGGCTGGCCGACCCGATCGCCGCCGTGCGCTTCGAGGCGGCACTCGCCGCGTGGAAGCTCCGAGATCCCGCCCCCGCGCTCGACCCGTTGATCGCGCTGCTCCGGGACGGCGACGGCGCGGTCCGGTTCGCCGCGGCCTACGCCCTCGCGCGGCTCGGTTCCGCGCCGTACGCGGCCCCCTCCTCGGGGGCCGCGGTCGCCCGCCTCGCGGAGGACGACCTTCGCCGGATCCGCGCCGCCGTCGCCGAGCTCGTGACCGACCCCGAAGCCGAGGTGCGGATGCAGGTCGCACGCGCGCTGACGAAGCCCGACACTCCCGCCGAACGGGCCGCGCTGGGAACCCTCGCCGGGGACCGCGACGTGCGCGTCCGGATCAACACCCTGCGCGCCCTCTCCTACCCCGGAGCTCCGCTCGAGCCGTATCTCAAGCGCGCGCTCCTCGAACGCGATCGAAGGGTGCTGCGCACCGTCGTCGAGGGGCTCGGCCGCGTGGGGGGCGGCGAGGCGGAGAAGGTCCTCCGCGACGGGATCCGCGGCGCGGGAGTGCGCCATCCCTGGGTCCTCGAAGCCGCCCACGCGTCGCTCGCGCAGGTCGTCCCGGGTCTTCGCGGCGAGGTGGCCGCGATGCTCGCCGCGTCGGACGACGACACCCTGCGAGCCGGGGCGGGACCGCTCCTCGCGGGGGTGGAGGATCCGCGGGCGGTCGAGCTCGCCACGCGGCTCGCCCTCGACCCCTCGCCCCGCGTCGCCGCCGGCGCGATTCCGATCGCGTCGCAGGCGCCCGGTGCGATCGCCGGTGTCCTCACCTCCGCCGCCGCCTCCGCCGACCCGGTCGTCCGCGCGGCCGTCGCCGAGGCGTGCGGGCGCAGGATCGGCGACGAGGGGGCGATCGCCCTGCTGGAGACGTTGTGGGCGGCGGCGGCGGCCGATCCGATCCCCGATGCGCGCCTGGAGGTGGTCGCGGCCGCCCTCAAGGCGGAGGACGACCCACGCGCCAAGGCGCTGGTCGAGGCGGCGCGGCACTCTCCCGACTGGCTCGTGCGGAAACGCGCCGGGGCGGCCGGCCCGGCGAGCGACCGGCCGATCGAGGACTACGAGGCCCTCGTGCGCTGGGCGCAGACACCGCACGCCGTCGCGATCGTCGTGCAGCGCGGGGACCTTCCCGCGGGCGGCTTCACGGTGCAGCTCGACGCCGACGAGGCGCCCCTGGCCTCCTGGAACTTCTGGCAGCTCGCGTCCAAGGGGTTCTACGACGGTCTCGTCGTGCACCGCGTCGTGCCGAACTTCGTCGTGCAGGACGGCGACCCTCGGGGCGACGGCTGGGGCGGGCCCGGGTACGCGATTCGCGACGAATACGGCGCCGCCCACTTCGACGCGGGAGCGCTGGGGATGGCCTCCGACGGGAAGGACACGGCGGGAAGCCAGTGGTTCGTGACGGTCTCGGCCCAGCCGCACCTCGACGGTCGCTACACCGTCTTCGGCCGCGTGGGGCTGCACTTCGCGGAGGTGTTGTCACGGATCGAGCCGGGCGACCGCGTGGTCCGGATGATCCCCTACGAAGGACGCGCGGCGGAGCCGCCGCCCTCGCTGACGAACGCCGCGCCCTGA
- a CDS encoding HD domain-containing phosphohydrolase has product MSHFRSSSPKRVLVVDDEAAVREVLADGLDLFGFDVRTAGDASEGFAAVKAGGIDLVLSDIEMPGENGLALLKRIKAHDPDVDVVMVTGVVDVETAIASIRQGASDYLTKPFNLEEVRIVVERTLDKRRLITENRAYQHRLEEMVEERTAEIVRQKSQIEKLYVDLEDSYESTLEALITALDFRDNETHGHSRRVVEYAVLLAERLGVTEPDLAWIRRGAILHDVGKIGISDTILRKPGKLDAAEWEEMKRHPEMGYRMLQQIRFLSPALDIVYCHQERYDGTGYPRGLRGEEIPLGARIFAVVDTFDAMTSDRPYRAALTIDAAREEVRKFSGTQFDPKVAEAFLSIDAERWTAIRERVHAEVRGLEAQGAAFVSEGGGSAARPS; this is encoded by the coding sequence ATGAGCCACTTCCGCTCCTCCAGCCCCAAGCGCGTCCTCGTCGTCGACGACGAAGCGGCGGTGCGCGAGGTGCTCGCCGACGGCCTCGACCTGTTCGGCTTCGACGTGCGGACGGCGGGGGATGCGTCGGAGGGGTTCGCCGCGGTGAAGGCCGGCGGGATCGACCTCGTCCTTTCCGACATCGAGATGCCGGGCGAAAACGGCCTCGCGCTCCTCAAGCGGATCAAGGCGCACGATCCCGACGTCGACGTCGTCATGGTGACCGGAGTCGTGGACGTCGAGACGGCGATCGCCTCGATCCGCCAGGGGGCGAGCGACTACCTCACCAAGCCGTTCAACCTCGAGGAGGTCCGGATCGTCGTCGAGCGGACGCTCGACAAGCGGCGTCTCATCACCGAGAACCGCGCGTACCAGCACCGGCTCGAGGAGATGGTCGAGGAGCGCACGGCGGAGATCGTCCGGCAGAAGAGCCAGATCGAGAAGCTGTACGTGGACCTCGAGGACTCGTACGAGTCCACCCTCGAAGCGCTGATCACGGCGCTCGACTTCCGCGACAACGAGACGCACGGGCACTCCCGCCGCGTCGTCGAATACGCGGTGCTCCTCGCGGAGCGGCTCGGGGTCACCGAGCCCGACCTCGCCTGGATCCGTCGCGGTGCGATCCTCCACGACGTCGGCAAGATCGGGATCTCGGACACGATCCTCCGCAAGCCCGGGAAACTCGACGCCGCCGAGTGGGAGGAGATGAAGAGACACCCCGAGATGGGGTACCGGATGCTCCAGCAGATCCGCTTCCTCTCGCCGGCGCTCGACATCGTGTATTGCCACCAGGAGCGCTACGACGGAACGGGGTACCCGCGCGGGCTGCGCGGCGAGGAGATCCCCCTCGGCGCGCGGATCTTCGCGGTCGTGGACACGTTCGACGCGATGACCTCGGACCGCCCGTATCGGGCGGCCCTCACGATCGACGCCGCGCGCGAGGAAGTCCGGAAGTTCTCCGGCACCCAGTTCGACCCGAAGGTCGCGGAGGCGTTCCTGTCGATCGACGCCGAGCGGTGGACCGCGATCCGCGAGCGCGTGCACGCGGAGGTCCGGGGGCTCGAGGCTCAGGGCGCGGCGTTCGTCAGCGAGGGCGGCGGCTCCGCCGCGCGTCCTTCGTAG
- the polA gene encoding DNA polymerase I: MSSERRVLYLVDGTSQMFRAYFAIRGLTNADGLATNAVFGFTSMLRKLLDDEKPGHIGVAFDLPGPTFREEKYADYKAQRPPVPEDLNAQFPFAKEVCEGFRIPVLELAGFEADDLIATYARLAREHGFDVVVVASDKDLLQLVGDGVVVLNPSKNLRLDPAGVKEAFGVFPEYVRDVLGLMGDAVDNIPGVPGVGEKTAIEMVSTYGGMDAILERAKRFVAAWSAKDAAVESGAPTRELSTAFDALLEIEPAGEFRDRIIAARAAIAVPAADPKQARALAKLLKDLDKGSSRRVWFAVAEHEEQARLSKDLATVHVDVPVTFDARALRLDPPDREKLTVLFRSLGFRTLTAEFEQAPAEEPAPTPAAERAAYHAVLTRAALSDLAKALRRAGRFAVDTETNHQDPMRAAIVGISVAWRAGEGFYIPLAHRYLGVPDQLDLEVVREILGPVLADPAIAKVGQNFKYDLHVLRRHGLPVEGWALDTMVAAFLLEPDRVSFGLDQLAAHLLGHETIKYASLVGTGAKQLTLDQVEVERVTDYAAEDAEVTFRLAEVLGPRLATAGVAELYRTMDGPLLPVLARMEATGIRIDAASLRAMSREMDVLLDRARKDIHELAGSPFNVDSPKQLREILYGKLGLTPGRKTAKSGVHSTDAQTLEDLAGEHEIARRLLAYRELAKLKGTYVDALPELVNPETGRIHTSYHPTGAATGRLSSSDPNLQNIPARSDVGLRIRSAFVPEPGWVFLASDYSQVELRVLAHLCEDPGLIEAFRAGEDIHRVTASKVFGVTPEAVDDGMRRRAKAVNFGILYGMSESRLARDQGMSRGEAREFMKAYFDRFRNVRAYIDRVREDATREGAVRTLFGRVRYFPALRRGGRAEVEQALRAAVNTTIQGTAADLMKLAMLRVDRALSDAGAKSRMLLQVHDELLLEVPEGEVEVVLPLVRRAMEEVHPLNVPLLAQTSVGRDWREVT; this comes from the coding sequence ATGAGCTCCGAACGCCGCGTCCTCTACCTCGTCGACGGCACCTCCCAGATGTTCCGCGCCTACTTCGCGATCCGAGGCCTCACCAACGCCGACGGGCTCGCCACCAACGCCGTCTTCGGATTCACCTCGATGCTGCGCAAGCTCCTCGACGACGAGAAGCCCGGCCACATCGGGGTCGCCTTCGACCTTCCGGGTCCGACCTTCCGCGAGGAAAAGTACGCGGACTACAAGGCCCAGCGCCCGCCGGTCCCCGAGGACCTCAACGCGCAGTTTCCCTTCGCGAAGGAGGTCTGCGAGGGGTTCCGCATTCCGGTCCTCGAGCTGGCCGGGTTCGAGGCCGACGATCTGATCGCCACGTACGCGAGGCTCGCGCGCGAACACGGATTCGACGTCGTGGTGGTCGCGTCGGACAAGGACCTCCTCCAGCTCGTCGGCGACGGCGTCGTCGTGCTCAATCCGAGCAAGAATCTCCGGCTCGATCCCGCCGGCGTGAAGGAGGCCTTCGGGGTCTTCCCCGAATACGTGCGGGACGTGCTGGGGCTGATGGGCGACGCCGTCGACAACATCCCGGGCGTCCCGGGGGTGGGCGAGAAGACGGCGATCGAGATGGTCTCGACCTACGGCGGGATGGACGCGATCCTCGAGCGCGCGAAGCGGTTCGTCGCCGCCTGGAGCGCGAAGGACGCCGCCGTCGAGTCCGGGGCGCCGACGCGGGAGCTGAGCACGGCGTTCGACGCGCTCCTCGAGATCGAGCCCGCGGGCGAGTTCCGCGATCGGATCATCGCGGCACGCGCGGCGATCGCCGTTCCGGCGGCGGATCCGAAGCAGGCCCGCGCGCTCGCGAAGCTCCTCAAGGACCTCGACAAGGGATCCTCCCGTCGCGTCTGGTTCGCCGTCGCCGAGCACGAGGAGCAGGCGCGCCTGAGCAAGGACCTCGCGACCGTGCACGTCGACGTTCCCGTCACCTTCGACGCCCGTGCGCTGCGGCTCGATCCTCCCGACCGCGAGAAGCTGACGGTGTTGTTCCGGTCGCTGGGGTTCCGGACGCTGACCGCGGAGTTCGAGCAGGCGCCCGCCGAGGAGCCCGCGCCGACGCCGGCGGCGGAGCGGGCGGCGTACCACGCGGTTCTCACCCGTGCGGCGCTGTCCGACCTCGCGAAGGCGCTCCGGCGCGCGGGGCGTTTCGCCGTCGACACCGAGACGAACCATCAGGACCCCATGCGCGCGGCGATCGTGGGGATCTCGGTCGCGTGGAGGGCGGGCGAGGGGTTCTACATCCCGCTCGCCCACCGTTACCTCGGCGTCCCCGACCAGCTCGACCTCGAGGTGGTGCGGGAGATCCTCGGTCCCGTGCTCGCCGACCCGGCGATCGCGAAGGTCGGGCAGAACTTCAAGTACGACCTCCACGTCCTGCGGCGGCACGGGTTGCCGGTCGAAGGGTGGGCGCTCGACACGATGGTGGCGGCGTTCCTGCTCGAGCCCGACCGCGTGAGCTTCGGCCTCGACCAGCTCGCCGCGCACCTGCTCGGTCACGAGACGATCAAATACGCCTCGCTCGTGGGGACGGGGGCGAAGCAGCTCACCCTCGACCAGGTCGAGGTCGAGCGCGTGACCGACTATGCGGCGGAGGACGCCGAGGTCACCTTCCGCCTCGCCGAGGTCCTCGGGCCCCGACTCGCGACCGCGGGGGTCGCCGAGCTCTACCGGACGATGGACGGGCCCCTCCTTCCGGTGCTCGCGCGCATGGAGGCCACCGGCATTCGGATCGACGCCGCATCGCTGCGGGCGATGTCGCGCGAAATGGACGTGTTGCTCGACCGCGCGCGCAAGGACATCCACGAGCTTGCGGGGTCACCGTTCAACGTCGACTCCCCCAAGCAGCTGCGGGAGATCCTCTACGGGAAGCTGGGGCTCACGCCGGGGCGGAAAACCGCCAAGAGCGGCGTGCACTCCACCGACGCGCAGACGCTGGAGGACCTCGCGGGGGAGCACGAGATCGCGCGGAGGCTGCTCGCGTATCGCGAGCTGGCGAAGCTGAAGGGAACGTACGTCGACGCCCTTCCCGAGCTCGTGAACCCGGAGACCGGTCGGATCCACACCTCCTACCACCCGACGGGAGCGGCGACCGGGAGGCTCTCCTCGTCCGATCCGAACCTCCAGAACATCCCGGCCCGCTCGGACGTCGGGCTGCGCATCCGCTCGGCATTCGTCCCCGAGCCCGGATGGGTCTTCCTCGCGTCGGATTACTCCCAGGTCGAGTTGCGGGTTCTCGCCCACCTCTGCGAGGACCCGGGGTTGATCGAGGCGTTCCGGGCGGGGGAGGACATTCACCGCGTCACCGCCTCCAAGGTCTTCGGCGTGACCCCGGAGGCGGTGGACGACGGGATGCGCCGTCGCGCGAAGGCGGTGAACTTCGGCATCCTCTACGGGATGTCCGAGTCCCGCCTCGCCCGCGACCAGGGAATGAGCCGCGGCGAGGCGCGGGAGTTCATGAAGGCGTATTTCGACCGCTTCCGGAACGTCCGGGCGTACATCGACCGCGTCCGTGAGGACGCGACCCGCGAGGGGGCGGTGCGCACCCTGTTCGGACGCGTCCGTTACTTCCCCGCGCTCCGGCGCGGCGGCCGGGCCGAGGTCGAGCAGGCGCTGCGGGCGGCGGTGAACACGACGATCCAGGGAACCGCCGCCGATCTCATGAAGCTCGCCATGCTCCGGGTCGACCGCGCCCTGAGCGATGCGGGGGCGAAGTCCCGGATGCTCCTCCAGGTCCACGACGAGTTGCTGCTCGAGGTCCCGGAGGGGGAGGTGGAGGTCGTCCTGCCGCTCGTGCGCCGTGCGATGGAGGAGGTCCACCCCCTGAACGTACCCTTGCTGGCGCAGACCTCCGTCGGCCGGGATTGGCGTGAGGTGACCTGA
- a CDS encoding ABC transporter permease, whose product MFRALFLKEWRQLRTLRWGGIVLTLVLPIAFLIGAEAASRGWAFGTLRSYSTKTLWGEALPATLALAVWPLFTALQAAHAWCAERQDGTGSFLLARPVRPEVLWRAKLAAVVLSSGAVVGAGTLMGAGLANTVVPWSKLLELIRWAGTSWLLLGSTLAVVLAAASFVTSTLFAALLGVVFGVGVGFAGFWTGTFLPFATLTVAERSVNAAWATVLFVPACLLVSWRAFTAGEPAGRARAARAGTVLGVATAAIAGVLVTTAWGMVRWNSAAVPRTAWVEAPSRGSSFLTSSPGWNLVDARTGAVLRRFVPPATSAAWNAEGSVAVIESKAGPLGSVRSRPRLLFVRSDGSEATAPVEIPYPIPWHSELAWSGNRVVALSPDVHRASTHGFGWKLFVVEFPTGRVVPIEVGPISRVAWLEGPSETGEILLNLANWGWDANTNGRRFDRDRPWEVYRVDLEQGTLVPDRRHASFGFPVVRAALSPSGRFVSVDSTPSWHGPKRVILRETGEVVEIAATDAAIWLDRDRLVWSESAGKGTRLFVARPGEAPVEIGAWPTEDVDLAPSPDRRRLLVRAEAHAVWDADTAGWTSVPRLLPKPTAETVHWVGPTTLAWRGPDYLVLADLDSLDKRRVVFGEDPLMKGTAAD is encoded by the coding sequence ATGTTTAGGGCGCTGTTCCTCAAGGAGTGGAGGCAGCTGCGGACGCTGCGGTGGGGCGGGATCGTCCTGACCCTGGTGCTTCCGATCGCATTCCTGATCGGCGCCGAGGCGGCGAGCCGGGGGTGGGCGTTCGGGACGTTGAGGAGTTACTCGACGAAGACACTCTGGGGAGAGGCCCTGCCCGCGACCCTCGCGCTGGCCGTCTGGCCGCTGTTCACGGCGCTGCAGGCCGCCCACGCATGGTGCGCGGAGCGGCAGGACGGAACCGGGTCGTTTCTCCTGGCGCGACCGGTCCGCCCGGAAGTCCTGTGGCGCGCGAAGCTCGCCGCCGTCGTGCTTTCGAGCGGGGCGGTCGTCGGGGCGGGGACGTTGATGGGTGCGGGACTCGCCAACACGGTCGTTCCCTGGAGCAAGCTGCTGGAGCTCATCCGTTGGGCAGGGACGTCCTGGTTGTTGCTCGGCTCCACCCTGGCCGTCGTCCTGGCCGCAGCTTCGTTCGTCACGTCCACGCTCTTCGCCGCGCTCCTGGGGGTGGTGTTCGGTGTCGGCGTGGGCTTCGCCGGTTTCTGGACCGGAACGTTCCTGCCTTTCGCCACGCTGACCGTCGCGGAACGGAGCGTGAACGCGGCGTGGGCGACCGTGTTGTTCGTCCCCGCGTGCCTGCTGGTGTCGTGGCGCGCCTTCACGGCGGGAGAGCCGGCCGGTCGCGCGCGCGCCGCGCGTGCGGGCACGGTGCTCGGCGTGGCGACCGCGGCGATTGCGGGGGTGCTCGTGACGACGGCGTGGGGGATGGTGCGGTGGAACTCCGCCGCGGTGCCGAGGACCGCCTGGGTCGAGGCTCCCTCCCGCGGATCCTCGTTCCTGACGAGCTCCCCGGGGTGGAACCTCGTCGATGCGCGCACGGGCGCCGTGCTGCGCAGGTTCGTTCCCCCCGCGACGAGCGCGGCTTGGAACGCCGAGGGGTCGGTGGCCGTCATCGAGTCCAAGGCGGGCCCGCTCGGCTCCGTCCGGAGTCGTCCGCGCCTCCTGTTCGTCCGAAGCGACGGATCCGAGGCCACCGCTCCCGTGGAGATCCCCTATCCGATCCCCTGGCACTCCGAGCTCGCCTGGTCGGGGAACCGGGTCGTCGCGCTCAGCCCGGACGTCCATCGAGCGTCAACCCACGGCTTCGGTTGGAAGCTCTTCGTCGTGGAGTTCCCGACCGGAAGGGTCGTACCGATCGAAGTGGGGCCGATCTCGCGGGTGGCGTGGTTGGAAGGACCGAGCGAGACGGGAGAGATCCTGCTCAACCTCGCGAACTGGGGATGGGACGCGAACACGAACGGTCGTCGCTTCGACCGGGATCGCCCCTGGGAGGTGTACCGCGTCGACCTCGAGCAAGGCACGCTCGTTCCGGACCGTCGTCACGCGTCCTTCGGGTTTCCGGTTGTCCGCGCGGCGCTTTCCCCATCGGGGCGATTCGTCAGCGTGGATTCCACTCCGTCCTGGCACGGTCCCAAGCGCGTGATCCTCCGCGAGACCGGTGAGGTCGTCGAGATCGCGGCGACCGATGCCGCGATCTGGCTGGACCGAGATCGCCTGGTCTGGAGCGAGTCCGCCGGGAAGGGGACGCGGCTTTTCGTCGCGCGGCCCGGCGAGGCGCCGGTCGAGATCGGCGCGTGGCCCACCGAGGACGTCGACCTCGCGCCGTCGCCCGACCGTCGCCGGCTGCTCGTCCGAGCCGAGGCGCACGCGGTTTGGGATGCGGATACGGCCGGGTGGACGTCGGTTCCCCGTCTCCTCCCGAAGCCCACGGCGGAAACCGTTCACTGGGTCGGCCCGACGACCCTCGCCTGGCGCGGCCCCGACTACCTCGTCCTCGCCGACCTCGATTCCCTCGACAAACGCCGCGTCGTCTTCGGCGAAGATCCGCTCATGAAGGGGACCGCCGCGGACTGA
- a CDS encoding ABC transporter ATP-binding protein — MSAPSLAFERVTRRFGKKVALDVVDLSVEPGTVLGLVGRNGAGKTTALRLAMGILWPDAGTIAVLGLDPVTQGIAVRERASLLSEETALYPWMTVKELLDLAAALHPRWDRELAERTRKNLDLDPEARIADLSRGTKAKVALVAAVAPRPELLLLDDPTAGLDPLVRREVLDALLDAVVEQGGAVVYASHLIHDIERIADRVAVLDAGRVRVDAPLDAMKARIVRARAVFETETAAIPKIPGVLTADREGRVLTVVAERENGELRAALLGAGASEVEIAPLPLEEILIALLREGRPSKEAEHV; from the coding sequence ATGAGCGCCCCCTCGCTCGCCTTCGAACGGGTGACCCGACGCTTCGGGAAGAAGGTCGCCCTGGATGTCGTCGACCTCTCCGTCGAGCCCGGCACCGTCCTCGGCCTCGTCGGTCGGAACGGCGCGGGGAAGACGACCGCGCTGCGCCTGGCGATGGGGATCCTGTGGCCCGACGCCGGGACCATCGCCGTCCTCGGCCTCGACCCGGTCACACAGGGGATCGCGGTGCGCGAGCGGGCGAGCCTCCTTTCCGAGGAGACCGCGCTCTACCCGTGGATGACGGTGAAGGAGCTCCTCGACCTCGCGGCGGCGCTCCACCCGAGGTGGGACCGCGAACTCGCCGAACGCACGCGGAAGAACCTCGACCTCGACCCGGAGGCCAGGATCGCCGACCTCTCGCGAGGCACGAAGGCCAAGGTCGCCCTCGTGGCGGCGGTCGCGCCGCGCCCGGAGCTGCTGCTCCTCGACGACCCGACCGCGGGGCTCGACCCACTCGTCCGCCGCGAGGTCCTCGACGCGTTGCTGGATGCGGTGGTGGAGCAGGGGGGGGCCGTCGTCTACGCGTCGCACCTGATCCACGACATCGAGCGGATCGCGGACCGAGTCGCGGTGCTCGACGCGGGGCGCGTCCGCGTCGACGCCCCCCTGGATGCGATGAAGGCGCGCATCGTCCGCGCGCGGGCGGTCTTCGAGACGGAGACCGCCGCGATCCCGAAGATCCCGGGAGTCCTCACCGCCGACCGGGAAGGGCGCGTCCTCACCGTCGTCGCCGAGCGCGAGAACGGCGAGCTCCGCGCGGCCCTTCTCGGCGCCGGGGCGTCGGAGGTCGAGATCGCCCCGCTCCCGCTCGAGGAAATCCTCATCGCGCTGCTGCGCGAGGGGCGGCCGTCGAAGGAGGCCGAGCATGTTTAG
- a CDS encoding GntR family transcriptional regulator: MLENLDPANPVPLYLQIVEQVRRLIALGGLRPGDRFLTVRDLAVKARVNRNTAARAIQELERAGLVRTRVGQGTFVAEGSSTPAPDREAVVDAAIDHLLVQARTSGLPLEELGWRLSKRIEAFRRKLAAAQEKA; the protein is encoded by the coding sequence GTGCTCGAAAACCTCGACCCCGCGAACCCGGTTCCCCTCTACCTCCAGATCGTGGAGCAGGTCCGGCGGTTGATCGCGCTCGGGGGCCTCCGACCCGGGGATCGCTTCCTGACCGTCCGCGATCTCGCCGTGAAGGCGAGGGTCAACCGCAACACCGCCGCCCGCGCGATCCAGGAGCTCGAGCGCGCCGGGCTCGTGCGGACCCGGGTGGGGCAGGGGACGTTCGTCGCCGAGGGGAGCTCGACCCCCGCACCGGACCGGGAGGCGGTCGTGGACGCGGCGATCGACCACCTCCTCGTCCAGGCGCGGACCTCGGGCCTCCCACTCGAAGAGCTCGGCTGGAGGCTCTCCAAACGGATCGAGGCGTTCCGGCGGAAGCTCGCCGCCGCGCAGGAGAAAGCATGA
- a CDS encoding glycosyltransferase produces MRAARHPWDGEKGRFVRLGVVIPARNEVETIGACLLSARPFFHAGDEVVVVDDGSTDGTSGVAGAAGARTVPSRQPGRGHAVAIGVADVRASCEGIVILHADMTVPPAARDAIVRVLRRAPAGFLGHRIADPGRRFRVVEAGNAFRARSRRLPYGDQGQFFRTSVLDAIGGFPDQSRLEDLELALRLRKVGEVLDAEAPVTIPARHWERGIVRAFLRNNTVVARYRFARWKNNP; encoded by the coding sequence TTGCGAGCGGCACGCCACCCGTGGGACGGGGAGAAAGGTCGTTTCGTGCGACTCGGTGTCGTGATTCCCGCAAGGAACGAGGTAGAGACGATCGGGGCGTGTCTCCTTTCGGCGCGACCTTTCTTCCACGCCGGGGACGAGGTGGTCGTCGTCGACGACGGCAGCACGGACGGGACGAGCGGGGTGGCCGGGGCCGCGGGAGCCCGGACCGTCCCCTCGCGGCAACCCGGGCGGGGGCACGCGGTGGCGATCGGGGTCGCCGACGTCCGGGCTTCCTGCGAGGGGATCGTCATCCTCCATGCCGACATGACGGTCCCTCCGGCGGCCAGGGACGCGATCGTGCGCGTCCTCCGGCGTGCGCCGGCGGGGTTTCTCGGTCACCGCATCGCCGACCCGGGCCGGCGCTTTCGGGTCGTCGAGGCAGGGAACGCCTTCCGGGCGAGGTCTCGCCGCCTCCCGTACGGCGACCAGGGGCAGTTCTTCCGGACGTCGGTCCTCGACGCGATCGGCGGGTTCCCCGATCAGTCTCGGCTCGAGGACCTCGAGCTCGCGCTGCGCCTGCGCAAGGTGGGGGAGGTCCTCGACGCGGAGGCGCCGGTGACGATCCCGGCGAGGCACTGGGAACGAGGGATCGTCCGGGCCTTTCTGAGGAACAACACGGTCGTCGCCCGGTATCGGTTCGCGCGGTGGAAAAATAACCCTTGA